One window from the genome of Cricetulus griseus strain 17A/GY chromosome 2, alternate assembly CriGri-PICRH-1.0, whole genome shotgun sequence encodes:
- the LOC103161358 gene encoding olfactory receptor 2B6-like isoform X2, with product MTVTNKSHPEEFILLGFADRPWLELPLFVILLVTYPLAMMGNIAIILVSILDPCLHSPMYFFLTNLSFLDMCYTTSIVPQMLTNLGGSTKTISYMRCVVQLYFFHTMGGTECVLLALMSFDRYVAICRPLHYTLIMNQRTCLLLVSTVWLTGISYAVSEATVTLQLPLCGHNKLDHLVCEIPVLIKTACGEKESNELALSVICIFMLAVPLCLILASYASIGHAVLKIKSTEGRKKAFGTCSSHLIVVLLFYGPAISMYLQPPSSITKDQPKFMALLYGVVTPTLNPFIYTLRNKDVKGALGNLSRNIFSSKRKLIDI from the coding sequence ATGACAGTAACCAATAAAAGTCACCCAGAAGAGTTCATTCTACTTGGCTTTGCCGATCGTCCTTGGTTGGAACTTCCTCTTTTTGTTATTCTTCTGGTAACATATCCACTGGCTATGATGGGAAACATTGCCATCATTCTGGTGTCCATATTAGACCCCTGTCTCCACAGtcccatgtatttcttcctcaCCAACCTCTCCTTTCTGGACATGTGCTATACCACAAGCATTGTGCCTCAGATGCTAACTAACCTAGGGGGTTCCACAAAGACCATCAGCTACATGAGGTGTGTAGttcagctttattttttccaCACAATGGGGGGCACAGAGTGTGTGCTCCTGGCTCTTATGTCCTTTGACCGCTATGTTGCCATCTGCAGGCCTCTCCACTACACCCTTATCATGAATCAGCGTACCTGCCTCCTGCTAGTGTCCACTGTGTGGCTGACAGGAATTTCCTATGCTGTCTCAGAGGCCACTGTGACACTGCAATTGCCACTGTGTGGCCACAATAAACTGGATCACTTAGTGTGTGAGATTCCAGTTCTGATCAAAACTGCCTGTGGTGAAAAAGAGAGCAATGAGCTTGCTCTCTCTGTCATATGCATTTTTATGTTAGCTGTTCCTCTGTGTTTAATTCTTGCCTCCTATGCTAGTATTGGACATGCTGTACTTAAAATCAAATCtacagagggaaggaaaaaggccTTTGGGACATGTTCCTCTCATCTCATAGTAGTTCTTTTATTCTATGGCCCAGCCATTAGCATGTATCTTCAGCCCCCCTCTTCTATTACAAAAGACCAACCCAAGTTTATGGCTCTCCTCTATGGAGTCGTGACTCCTACCCTGAATCCTTTCATTTATACCTTAAGGAATAAGGATGTAAAGGGGGCATTAGGTAACCTATCCAGAAACATTTTTAGTTCAAAGAGAAAGCTTATAGACATCTAA